In a single window of the Xiphophorus couchianus chromosome 10, X_couchianus-1.0, whole genome shotgun sequence genome:
- the sgca gene encoding alpha-sarcoglycan isoform X1 codes for MVGFRSWLFISAVFAASLCGISAEIKLTTSVGRLFTYEVMRETFQKDFDSYSLKLYTGVLHDDPMIFKCNQQYFPDLPEWLRFIQRHPSENGFLYGTPTSPGKTFIEIYAVNKNSYDTVRNVLVIKAVPAEKMLPYQAEFFIELREIEKVLPSSVQSEIKQDLQKLWNNEALEIVNITNALDRGGRVPLPLAGHYEGVYVKVGSKKYFSRCLQRVMTPEYQRQCAAGDRVKVPGECHFCKIPSNCITWCKTKLFDRTKMEPAPPAPTMGSGILEDGGYFDPPESPPSRDYFPDYIVSVIVPLIIAFLLCLLLAYILYGRREGVAKRNAKTDNIQLYHQQTIHGNTEELRSMAAQRGVPPPLSTLPMFNSRTGERASPVQSDSIPLIMAQQDPYSDTLPRK; via the exons ATGGTGGGATTCAGGAGCTGGCTTTTCATTTCAGCAG TCTTCGCTGCCAGCTTGTGTGGGATCAGTGCCGAAATCAAATTGACCACTTCTGTGGGGAGGTTGTTTACATATGAAGTGATGAGAGAAACTTTCCAGAAGGACTTCGATTCCTACTCGCTAAAACTCTACA CCGGCGTCCTCCACGATGACCCCATGATTTTTAAGTGCAACCAGCAGTATTTTCCTGACCTCCCAGAGTGGCTCCGCTTCATCCAAAGGCATCCCAGTGAAAATGGCTTCCTGTACGGCACACCAACGTCTCCGGGAAAAACCTTCATTGAG ATTTATGCAGTCAACAAAAACAGTTATGACACAGTAAGAAACGTTCTCGTCATCAAGGCTGTTCCAG CAGAGAAGATGCTGCCCTATCAAGCGGAGTTCTTCATCGAGCTGAGGGAGATTGAGAAGGTGCTGCCCTCTTCTGTTCAAAGTGAGATAAAGCAGGATCTGCAGAAGCTGTGGAACAATGAGGCGCTGGAAATTGTCAACATTACCAACGCCCTCGACCGCGGAGGCAGAGTTCCCCTCCCTCTTGCAGGACACTATGAGGG TGTGTATGTGAAGGTGGGGTCAAAGAAGTACTTCTCCAGGTGTCTGCAGAGGGTGATGACGCCAGAGTACCAACGGCAGTGCGCAGCAGGGGACAGAGTGAAGGTACCTGGAGAATGCCACTTCTGCAAAATCCCCAGCAACTGCATCACCTGGTGCAAGACGAAGCTG TTTGACCGAACAAAGATGGAGCCTGCTCCGCCTGCTCCGACAATGGGCTCTGGAATATTAGAGGACGGGGGTTACTTCGACCCTCCAGAGTCTCCCCCAAGCAGAGACTATTTCCCAGATTACATTGTGTCTGTGATTGTGCCCCTGATCATTGCCTTCCTTCTGTGTCTGCTGCTGGCCTACATCCTGTATGGCAGGCGTGAGGGAGT tgcaaaaaGGAATGCAAAAACAGACAA CATCCAGCTGTACCATCAACAAACCATCCATGGGAACACTGAGGAGCTGAGAAGCATGGCCGCCCAACGAGGGGTCCCTCCTCCCCTCTCTACGCTCCCCATGTTTAACAGCCGCACAGGAGAGAGGGCGTCACCGGTGCAGTCAGACAGCATCCCTCTCATCATGGCCCAACA GGATCCTTACAGTGACACACTGCCCAG GAAGTGA
- the sgca gene encoding alpha-sarcoglycan isoform X2 — translation MVGFRSWLFISAVFAASLCGISAEIKLTTSVGRLFTYEVMRETFQKDFDSYSLKLYTGVLHDDPMIFKCNQQYFPDLPEWLRFIQRHPSENGFLYGTPTSPGKTFIEIYAVNKNSYDTVRNVLVIKAVPEKMLPYQAEFFIELREIEKVLPSSVQSEIKQDLQKLWNNEALEIVNITNALDRGGRVPLPLAGHYEGVYVKVGSKKYFSRCLQRVMTPEYQRQCAAGDRVKVPGECHFCKIPSNCITWCKTKLFDRTKMEPAPPAPTMGSGILEDGGYFDPPESPPSRDYFPDYIVSVIVPLIIAFLLCLLLAYILYGRREGVAKRNAKTDNIQLYHQQTIHGNTEELRSMAAQRGVPPPLSTLPMFNSRTGERASPVQSDSIPLIMAQQDPYSDTLPRK, via the exons ATGGTGGGATTCAGGAGCTGGCTTTTCATTTCAGCAG TCTTCGCTGCCAGCTTGTGTGGGATCAGTGCCGAAATCAAATTGACCACTTCTGTGGGGAGGTTGTTTACATATGAAGTGATGAGAGAAACTTTCCAGAAGGACTTCGATTCCTACTCGCTAAAACTCTACA CCGGCGTCCTCCACGATGACCCCATGATTTTTAAGTGCAACCAGCAGTATTTTCCTGACCTCCCAGAGTGGCTCCGCTTCATCCAAAGGCATCCCAGTGAAAATGGCTTCCTGTACGGCACACCAACGTCTCCGGGAAAAACCTTCATTGAG ATTTATGCAGTCAACAAAAACAGTTATGACACAGTAAGAAACGTTCTCGTCATCAAGGCTGTTCCAG AGAAGATGCTGCCCTATCAAGCGGAGTTCTTCATCGAGCTGAGGGAGATTGAGAAGGTGCTGCCCTCTTCTGTTCAAAGTGAGATAAAGCAGGATCTGCAGAAGCTGTGGAACAATGAGGCGCTGGAAATTGTCAACATTACCAACGCCCTCGACCGCGGAGGCAGAGTTCCCCTCCCTCTTGCAGGACACTATGAGGG TGTGTATGTGAAGGTGGGGTCAAAGAAGTACTTCTCCAGGTGTCTGCAGAGGGTGATGACGCCAGAGTACCAACGGCAGTGCGCAGCAGGGGACAGAGTGAAGGTACCTGGAGAATGCCACTTCTGCAAAATCCCCAGCAACTGCATCACCTGGTGCAAGACGAAGCTG TTTGACCGAACAAAGATGGAGCCTGCTCCGCCTGCTCCGACAATGGGCTCTGGAATATTAGAGGACGGGGGTTACTTCGACCCTCCAGAGTCTCCCCCAAGCAGAGACTATTTCCCAGATTACATTGTGTCTGTGATTGTGCCCCTGATCATTGCCTTCCTTCTGTGTCTGCTGCTGGCCTACATCCTGTATGGCAGGCGTGAGGGAGT tgcaaaaaGGAATGCAAAAACAGACAA CATCCAGCTGTACCATCAACAAACCATCCATGGGAACACTGAGGAGCTGAGAAGCATGGCCGCCCAACGAGGGGTCCCTCCTCCCCTCTCTACGCTCCCCATGTTTAACAGCCGCACAGGAGAGAGGGCGTCACCGGTGCAGTCAGACAGCATCCCTCTCATCATGGCCCAACA GGATCCTTACAGTGACACACTGCCCAG GAAGTGA
- the sgca gene encoding alpha-sarcoglycan isoform X4 yields MAIYAVNKNSYDTVRNVLVIKAVPEKMLPYQAEFFIELREIEKVLPSSVQSEIKQDLQKLWNNEALEIVNITNALDRGGRVPLPLAGHYEGVYVKVGSKKYFSRCLQRVMTPEYQRQCAAGDRVKVPGECHFCKIPSNCITWCKTKLFDRTKMEPAPPAPTMGSGILEDGGYFDPPESPPSRDYFPDYIVSVIVPLIIAFLLCLLLAYILYGRREGVAKRNAKTDNIQLYHQQTIHGNTEELRSMAAQRGVPPPLSTLPMFNSRTGERASPVQSDSIPLIMAQQDPYSDTLPRK; encoded by the exons ATGGCA ATTTATGCAGTCAACAAAAACAGTTATGACACAGTAAGAAACGTTCTCGTCATCAAGGCTGTTCCAG AGAAGATGCTGCCCTATCAAGCGGAGTTCTTCATCGAGCTGAGGGAGATTGAGAAGGTGCTGCCCTCTTCTGTTCAAAGTGAGATAAAGCAGGATCTGCAGAAGCTGTGGAACAATGAGGCGCTGGAAATTGTCAACATTACCAACGCCCTCGACCGCGGAGGCAGAGTTCCCCTCCCTCTTGCAGGACACTATGAGGG TGTGTATGTGAAGGTGGGGTCAAAGAAGTACTTCTCCAGGTGTCTGCAGAGGGTGATGACGCCAGAGTACCAACGGCAGTGCGCAGCAGGGGACAGAGTGAAGGTACCTGGAGAATGCCACTTCTGCAAAATCCCCAGCAACTGCATCACCTGGTGCAAGACGAAGCTG TTTGACCGAACAAAGATGGAGCCTGCTCCGCCTGCTCCGACAATGGGCTCTGGAATATTAGAGGACGGGGGTTACTTCGACCCTCCAGAGTCTCCCCCAAGCAGAGACTATTTCCCAGATTACATTGTGTCTGTGATTGTGCCCCTGATCATTGCCTTCCTTCTGTGTCTGCTGCTGGCCTACATCCTGTATGGCAGGCGTGAGGGAGT tgcaaaaaGGAATGCAAAAACAGACAA CATCCAGCTGTACCATCAACAAACCATCCATGGGAACACTGAGGAGCTGAGAAGCATGGCCGCCCAACGAGGGGTCCCTCCTCCCCTCTCTACGCTCCCCATGTTTAACAGCCGCACAGGAGAGAGGGCGTCACCGGTGCAGTCAGACAGCATCCCTCTCATCATGGCCCAACA GGATCCTTACAGTGACACACTGCCCAG GAAGTGA
- the sgca gene encoding alpha-sarcoglycan isoform X5, which yields MVGFRSWLFISAVFAASLCGISAEIKLTTSVGRLFTYEVMRETFQKDFDSYSLKLYTGVLHDDPMIFKCNQQYFPDLPEWLRFIQRHPSENGFLYGTPTSPGKTFIEIYAVNKNSYDTVRNVLVIKAVPEKMLPYQAEFFIELREIEKVLPSSVQSEIKQDLQKLWNNEALEIVNITNALDRGGRVPLPLAGHYEGVYVKVGSKKYFSRCLQRVMTPEYQRQCAAGDRVKVPGECHFCKIPSNCITWCKTKLFDRTKMEPAPPAPTMGSGILEDGGYFDPPESPPSRDYFPDYIVSVIVPLIIAFLLCLLLAYILYGRREGV from the exons ATGGTGGGATTCAGGAGCTGGCTTTTCATTTCAGCAG TCTTCGCTGCCAGCTTGTGTGGGATCAGTGCCGAAATCAAATTGACCACTTCTGTGGGGAGGTTGTTTACATATGAAGTGATGAGAGAAACTTTCCAGAAGGACTTCGATTCCTACTCGCTAAAACTCTACA CCGGCGTCCTCCACGATGACCCCATGATTTTTAAGTGCAACCAGCAGTATTTTCCTGACCTCCCAGAGTGGCTCCGCTTCATCCAAAGGCATCCCAGTGAAAATGGCTTCCTGTACGGCACACCAACGTCTCCGGGAAAAACCTTCATTGAG ATTTATGCAGTCAACAAAAACAGTTATGACACAGTAAGAAACGTTCTCGTCATCAAGGCTGTTCCAG AGAAGATGCTGCCCTATCAAGCGGAGTTCTTCATCGAGCTGAGGGAGATTGAGAAGGTGCTGCCCTCTTCTGTTCAAAGTGAGATAAAGCAGGATCTGCAGAAGCTGTGGAACAATGAGGCGCTGGAAATTGTCAACATTACCAACGCCCTCGACCGCGGAGGCAGAGTTCCCCTCCCTCTTGCAGGACACTATGAGGG TGTGTATGTGAAGGTGGGGTCAAAGAAGTACTTCTCCAGGTGTCTGCAGAGGGTGATGACGCCAGAGTACCAACGGCAGTGCGCAGCAGGGGACAGAGTGAAGGTACCTGGAGAATGCCACTTCTGCAAAATCCCCAGCAACTGCATCACCTGGTGCAAGACGAAGCTG TTTGACCGAACAAAGATGGAGCCTGCTCCGCCTGCTCCGACAATGGGCTCTGGAATATTAGAGGACGGGGGTTACTTCGACCCTCCAGAGTCTCCCCCAAGCAGAGACTATTTCCCAGATTACATTGTGTCTGTGATTGTGCCCCTGATCATTGCCTTCCTTCTGTGTCTGCTGCTGGCCTACATCCTGTATGGCAGGCGTGAGGGAGTGTAA
- the sgca gene encoding alpha-sarcoglycan isoform X3 has translation MAIYAVNKNSYDTVRNVLVIKAVPAEKMLPYQAEFFIELREIEKVLPSSVQSEIKQDLQKLWNNEALEIVNITNALDRGGRVPLPLAGHYEGVYVKVGSKKYFSRCLQRVMTPEYQRQCAAGDRVKVPGECHFCKIPSNCITWCKTKLFDRTKMEPAPPAPTMGSGILEDGGYFDPPESPPSRDYFPDYIVSVIVPLIIAFLLCLLLAYILYGRREGVAKRNAKTDNIQLYHQQTIHGNTEELRSMAAQRGVPPPLSTLPMFNSRTGERASPVQSDSIPLIMAQQDPYSDTLPRK, from the exons ATGGCA ATTTATGCAGTCAACAAAAACAGTTATGACACAGTAAGAAACGTTCTCGTCATCAAGGCTGTTCCAG CAGAGAAGATGCTGCCCTATCAAGCGGAGTTCTTCATCGAGCTGAGGGAGATTGAGAAGGTGCTGCCCTCTTCTGTTCAAAGTGAGATAAAGCAGGATCTGCAGAAGCTGTGGAACAATGAGGCGCTGGAAATTGTCAACATTACCAACGCCCTCGACCGCGGAGGCAGAGTTCCCCTCCCTCTTGCAGGACACTATGAGGG TGTGTATGTGAAGGTGGGGTCAAAGAAGTACTTCTCCAGGTGTCTGCAGAGGGTGATGACGCCAGAGTACCAACGGCAGTGCGCAGCAGGGGACAGAGTGAAGGTACCTGGAGAATGCCACTTCTGCAAAATCCCCAGCAACTGCATCACCTGGTGCAAGACGAAGCTG TTTGACCGAACAAAGATGGAGCCTGCTCCGCCTGCTCCGACAATGGGCTCTGGAATATTAGAGGACGGGGGTTACTTCGACCCTCCAGAGTCTCCCCCAAGCAGAGACTATTTCCCAGATTACATTGTGTCTGTGATTGTGCCCCTGATCATTGCCTTCCTTCTGTGTCTGCTGCTGGCCTACATCCTGTATGGCAGGCGTGAGGGAGT tgcaaaaaGGAATGCAAAAACAGACAA CATCCAGCTGTACCATCAACAAACCATCCATGGGAACACTGAGGAGCTGAGAAGCATGGCCGCCCAACGAGGGGTCCCTCCTCCCCTCTCTACGCTCCCCATGTTTAACAGCCGCACAGGAGAGAGGGCGTCACCGGTGCAGTCAGACAGCATCCCTCTCATCATGGCCCAACA GGATCCTTACAGTGACACACTGCCCAG GAAGTGA